The following coding sequences lie in one Psychrobacter arenosus genomic window:
- a CDS encoding class I adenylate-forming enzyme family protein, with product MIVIPKERIAKYKEKGWWQEVTLDDIFKKHTADHPDTMALVDAPNTMELYGREPTRLTWQQSEERVMRYAAMFTRQGLKKDDVLIVQLPNIVDLSIVYLTCARLGIIVSPVPTLYRDNELKDIAQQVDAKAIITASCIGKYDHAALALRLQAASPMLEKVFCLGNVDDSTDVVAVEAELLNYTDDDAALVMDAANKANVSADEIFTICWTSGTESSPKGVPRSYNEWLSIARLISEANEVQSNANFLNPFPMVNMAGIGTCFFAWAINGGTLVQHHPFDLGLFIQQIRDEDITNTSAPPTLLNLLLQNDDMLKGINFDRLRTIGSGSAPLSEWMVTGYQEKYDVHITNLFGSNEGSALMSSYGVIADPVLRARYFPRFFAQSKDGSLTTDGFEARIVDPDTEEEILEAGVIGELRVKGPAVFSGYWRAPEVTARSFDADGWFKTGDLFQIAGEDKEFLEYFGRLKDVVIRGGMNISPVEIETLLMAYPPVADVAIVGAPDNIMGERVCAFIVPKKDQVVKLEAINNYLRDDKGVAIFKQVERLEIVDSLPRNAIGKVLKTALRDQLSK from the coding sequence ATGATCGTTATTCCAAAAGAAAGAATCGCAAAATATAAAGAGAAAGGCTGGTGGCAAGAAGTCACGCTAGATGACATTTTCAAAAAGCATACCGCCGACCATCCTGATACTATGGCTCTGGTTGATGCGCCCAACACTATGGAGCTTTATGGTCGCGAGCCCACCAGACTCACTTGGCAGCAGTCTGAAGAGCGGGTCATGCGTTACGCTGCTATGTTTACGAGACAGGGTCTAAAAAAAGATGATGTTTTAATCGTACAGCTGCCCAATATCGTTGATCTGTCTATTGTTTATCTAACCTGTGCTCGCCTAGGAATCATTGTCAGCCCTGTGCCAACGCTATACCGTGACAATGAGCTTAAAGACATTGCTCAACAAGTAGATGCCAAAGCTATTATTACCGCATCCTGTATTGGCAAGTATGACCACGCTGCGCTAGCTCTGCGCTTGCAAGCGGCTAGTCCCATGTTAGAAAAAGTATTTTGCTTGGGTAATGTGGATGACAGCACTGATGTGGTAGCGGTAGAAGCCGAGCTGCTAAACTATACAGATGACGATGCAGCGCTGGTCATGGACGCGGCTAATAAAGCCAATGTTTCTGCAGATGAAATCTTCACTATTTGCTGGACTTCAGGAACAGAGTCTTCACCTAAAGGCGTGCCCAGAAGTTATAACGAATGGCTGTCTATAGCAAGATTAATTAGTGAGGCGAATGAAGTACAGAGTAACGCTAATTTCCTGAATCCTTTCCCTATGGTCAATATGGCCGGTATCGGTACCTGCTTCTTTGCTTGGGCAATCAATGGGGGGACGTTAGTACAGCATCATCCTTTTGATTTAGGTTTGTTTATTCAGCAAATCCGCGATGAAGATATTACTAATACCTCAGCGCCACCAACGCTATTGAATTTATTGCTGCAAAACGATGATATGCTCAAAGGCATCAACTTTGACCGCTTAAGAACTATTGGCTCTGGGTCAGCACCACTGTCGGAATGGATGGTCACCGGCTATCAAGAAAAGTATGATGTGCACATCACCAATCTTTTTGGCTCCAATGAAGGCTCTGCTTTGATGAGCTCGTATGGGGTTATCGCTGACCCTGTGCTTAGAGCCCGCTATTTCCCTAGGTTTTTTGCGCAAAGTAAAGACGGTTCGCTAACCACAGATGGCTTTGAAGCGCGTATTGTCGATCCTGATACCGAAGAGGAAATCTTAGAAGCTGGAGTTATTGGGGAGCTACGCGTTAAAGGACCAGCGGTATTCTCAGGATACTGGCGCGCCCCTGAGGTCACAGCACGCTCTTTTGATGCGGATGGTTGGTTTAAGACGGGAGATTTGTTCCAAATTGCCGGCGAGGATAAAGAGTTTTTAGAGTACTTCGGCCGTTTAAAAGATGTGGTGATTCGTGGGGGCATGAATATTTCGCCCGTAGAAATTGAAACCTTATTAATGGCTTATCCGCCTGTTGCCGACGTAGCGATTGTTGGTGCCCCAGATAATATTATGGGGGAGCGCGTCTGTGCTTTCATAGTCCCTAAAAAGGATCAGGTAGTAAAGTTAGAGGCTATTAACAATTACTTGCGTGACGATAAGGGCGTGGCTATCTTTAAACAAGTGGAGCGCTTAGAAATCGTAGACTCGTTACCACGGAACGCTATCGGTAAAGTACTTAAAACAGCGCTGCGTGATCAACTCTCGAAATAA
- a CDS encoding thiolase family protein, whose amino-acid sequence MNDIYIAGVGMTKFGRHIERSYKDLAREAVEQALTDAGAELDQVKQAYFASCVIGFMQGQHMIPGQVALRSMGFQSIPIFNIEGACASSSTALHLAAMAIKSGSCDIAIAVGAEKMINEDKAKMFAAFDSAWDVSTVEDNRDTLLAMGAGFECPEGSQSDKPYSMFMDVYAAFSRQHMSTFGTTQRQIAAVCAKNHTHSMHNPLAQYQRPYTIEEVLVAPPITYPLTLPMCAPISDGASATVLCNAEGLKRLKGEASRAVKLLSSVVRSSSDRSFEDYKNHLTALAATEAYEKAGVSPQDIDVAEVHDATAMGEIIQVENLQLVGYGEAGRAAEAGELTIGGRIPVNPSGGLESKGHPIGATGLGQVYELVTQLRGEAGKRQVEGARIAIQENGGGIYGVEEATAVINILARQ is encoded by the coding sequence ATGAATGACATTTATATCGCAGGCGTCGGCATGACCAAGTTTGGCCGTCATATAGAGCGCAGTTATAAAGATTTGGCGCGTGAAGCGGTAGAGCAAGCGTTGACCGATGCCGGTGCAGAATTAGACCAAGTTAAGCAAGCCTACTTTGCCTCGTGTGTTATCGGTTTTATGCAGGGTCAACATATGATTCCTGGTCAGGTGGCATTACGCTCGATGGGCTTTCAAAGTATCCCTATCTTTAATATAGAAGGGGCTTGTGCGTCTTCCAGTACCGCATTGCATCTGGCCGCGATGGCTATCAAAAGTGGCTCGTGTGATATCGCCATCGCGGTAGGCGCTGAGAAGATGATTAATGAGGACAAGGCGAAAATGTTTGCCGCTTTTGACTCCGCTTGGGATGTCAGTACCGTAGAGGATAATCGCGATACTTTATTGGCGATGGGCGCAGGTTTCGAGTGCCCAGAAGGCTCGCAATCTGATAAACCGTATTCTATGTTTATGGATGTGTACGCCGCTTTTAGCCGCCAGCATATGAGCACCTTTGGTACCACGCAAAGACAAATTGCGGCGGTCTGTGCGAAGAACCATACCCACTCAATGCATAATCCGTTAGCACAATATCAACGCCCTTATACGATAGAAGAAGTGTTGGTAGCGCCGCCGATTACCTATCCGTTAACCCTACCCATGTGTGCACCGATTTCTGATGGGGCGTCGGCTACGGTCTTATGTAATGCTGAAGGGTTAAAGCGCCTAAAAGGTGAGGCCAGCCGTGCCGTTAAATTATTAAGCAGTGTGGTGCGCTCGAGCTCAGACCGCAGTTTTGAGGATTATAAAAATCACCTTACTGCGCTTGCTGCTACTGAAGCTTATGAGAAGGCAGGCGTTTCTCCTCAAGATATCGACGTCGCTGAGGTACATGATGCCACGGCTATGGGCGAAATTATCCAGGTCGAAAACCTTCAATTGGTCGGTTATGGCGAGGCGGGTAGAGCGGCGGAAGCTGGCGAGCTAACGATCGGTGGTCGCATTCCTGTCAATCCATCGGGTGGTCTAGAATCCAAAGGCCATCCAATCGGTGCAACTGGACTGGGACAAGTCTATGAGTTGGTCACCCAACTGCGCGGTGAGGCAGGCAAGCGTCAGGTGGAAGGTGCCCGAATCGCTATTCAAGAAAATGGCGGCGGTATCTATGGGGTAGAAGAAGCTACTGCGGTTATTAATATTTTGGCTAGGCAGTAG
- a CDS encoding class I adenylate-forming enzyme family protein has product MLTHGHHTTYTMLKKQTIKHPEKDFVIFGDCHRTYTSMLQRVNQLAHWLTQQGINKGDVVAVFLGNSPLFYEAWLACGAIGAVLLPINTASTASELDYFLEHSESKGFIYEKELVDASHIKTAGQRNLAFCQDSDLAWSEELSLLSAENIDCAVTPADVAAIMYTSGTTAKPKGVLITHENYLFAGHSSVLYQQLTPADRYFIFLPLFHVNSQYYTSMAMLVCGGTIVLEQRFSSSTFWDTVAKHQPTVSSLTATIIKMLLETPIQANEKPNSIRQAAYGLQVTVDDLDKFQQRFGIKLFQWYGLTESITSNIVTPLYEEMPTDPKTGIYAIGKAALGHQVKILDEDGQELPPLAVGEIVLTGPSLMKGYYKNPEATAKTLQNGWLFTGDNGYINSDGFIWFVDRNKDMIKRAGENISSMEIENILSGHPAVQACAVVGEPDHLREEAVIAYIKIYEGQQVTDDELRQFCEQYLSYFKVPQEFRVIDDFPRTSIGKIQKNLLRNK; this is encoded by the coding sequence ATGCTAACGCATGGCCACCACACGACTTATACGATGCTAAAAAAGCAAACCATAAAGCATCCTGAAAAAGATTTTGTCATTTTTGGCGACTGTCACCGCACCTACACTTCGATGTTGCAACGCGTGAATCAACTGGCGCATTGGTTGACACAACAAGGCATTAACAAAGGAGATGTCGTAGCGGTTTTCTTAGGTAATTCACCGTTGTTTTATGAAGCTTGGTTGGCTTGCGGAGCTATAGGCGCTGTACTGCTGCCTATTAACACAGCCTCTACGGCTTCTGAATTGGATTATTTTTTAGAGCATTCTGAAAGCAAAGGTTTTATTTACGAAAAAGAGCTGGTTGATGCCAGCCATATCAAAACAGCAGGTCAAAGAAACTTGGCTTTTTGTCAAGATAGCGACCTGGCTTGGTCAGAGGAACTGTCCCTATTATCTGCCGAGAACATCGATTGTGCGGTTACGCCGGCTGATGTCGCCGCCATCATGTATACCTCAGGCACTACGGCTAAGCCAAAAGGGGTTCTAATTACCCATGAGAATTACTTATTTGCAGGTCATTCTTCGGTTCTATATCAGCAATTAACCCCAGCAGACCGCTACTTTATCTTTTTACCCCTGTTTCATGTTAACTCGCAATACTATACGTCTATGGCCATGCTCGTTTGTGGCGGTACTATAGTTTTAGAACAACGCTTTAGCTCCTCAACGTTTTGGGACACGGTAGCAAAACATCAGCCGACGGTGAGCAGCTTAACCGCCACTATTATTAAGATGCTGCTAGAGACCCCTATACAAGCTAATGAAAAGCCTAACAGTATTCGTCAAGCCGCCTATGGGTTACAAGTTACAGTAGATGACCTTGATAAATTTCAACAACGTTTTGGCATTAAGTTGTTCCAATGGTATGGCTTAACTGAATCTATCACTTCCAATATTGTCACACCGCTATACGAAGAGATGCCTACTGACCCAAAGACGGGAATTTACGCCATTGGCAAAGCTGCACTTGGTCATCAAGTGAAAATCTTGGATGAAGACGGACAAGAGCTGCCCCCTTTGGCTGTAGGGGAGATCGTATTGACTGGCCCCTCGCTGATGAAAGGCTATTATAAAAACCCAGAAGCGACGGCAAAAACGCTGCAAAATGGCTGGCTGTTTACGGGAGACAATGGCTATATCAATAGCGACGGTTTTATTTGGTTTGTCGATCGCAATAAAGACATGATTAAAAGAGCAGGCGAAAATATCTCGTCAATGGAAATTGAAAACATTCTATCGGGACACCCAGCTGTACAAGCTTGTGCGGTAGTCGGTGAGCCCGATCATCTGCGTGAAGAGGCCGTTATAGCCTATATTAAAATATACGAGGGGCAGCAAGTTACCGATGATGAGTTAAGACAGTTTTGTGAGCAGTATTTGTCCTATTTTAAAGTGCCACAAGAGTTTCGCGTCATCGATGATTTTCCTAGAACTTCTATTGGGAAAATTCAGAAAAATTTATTGCGTAACAAGTGA
- a CDS encoding short-chain fatty acid transporter — MLRKISQSFNVGVENYLPNAFIFAILLTFITMILGVTVTHQTVTEMTTHWYGGFWNFLAFTTQMILILITGYALVKAPPVQKLMLRMASIPKTQKSALIMTILVAAVAGYLSWGLGLVLGTLFAIEVAKNVKTADFRILIAASYTGTIAILPASITVTAPLLVNTPGHSLEAEIGLIPLSQTIFSPTLMLTAFVGLAVVLFVYIKMMPKPEEVVPFEADVDVFVVEEFAEAKTFAEKLDRSKIINYILVALGMLWLGQYVVLNGFNLELNILNFFFIILGLALHGTPVSYVNAITAGMPSASGILLQFPFYAGIMGMMVGSGLITVISQSFVSISNEYTFPLLSMLSAALVNVFVPSAGGQWQIQGPIMLEASRAYSIPIATVVNTVTIGDLVTNLMQPFFVLPALGLSGLGLKDIWGYCLVSMVLLMIVSGVIVTVIPLIF, encoded by the coding sequence ATGTTACGCAAAATTTCACAAAGTTTTAATGTTGGGGTCGAGAACTATTTACCCAATGCTTTTATCTTTGCCATTCTACTAACTTTTATCACTATGATTCTTGGGGTAACGGTCACCCACCAAACTGTAACTGAGATGACCACCCATTGGTATGGCGGGTTTTGGAACTTTTTAGCCTTTACTACGCAAATGATTTTAATATTAATTACCGGTTATGCCTTGGTTAAAGCGCCCCCCGTACAAAAACTAATGTTGCGTATGGCCTCAATACCAAAGACACAAAAGTCTGCATTGATCATGACCATCCTGGTCGCTGCTGTTGCTGGCTATCTTAGTTGGGGACTGGGTCTAGTACTAGGGACGTTATTCGCTATTGAAGTCGCAAAAAATGTCAAAACTGCTGACTTTCGTATTCTAATAGCGGCTTCTTATACCGGCACCATTGCCATTTTACCGGCCAGTATTACGGTCACTGCGCCGCTGCTCGTGAATACTCCGGGTCACTCGCTTGAAGCGGAAATCGGTCTTATTCCATTGTCCCAAACCATTTTTAGTCCGACCCTAATGCTGACTGCCTTTGTTGGTCTGGCTGTAGTGTTGTTTGTTTATATCAAGATGATGCCAAAGCCAGAGGAAGTGGTTCCTTTTGAAGCAGATGTGGATGTTTTCGTAGTGGAAGAATTTGCAGAAGCTAAAACGTTTGCTGAAAAACTAGACCGTAGCAAAATTATTAACTATATCCTCGTGGCATTAGGCATGCTGTGGTTAGGTCAATATGTGGTGTTAAATGGCTTTAACCTAGAGCTTAATATTTTAAATTTCTTTTTCATTATTCTGGGTCTCGCCCTTCATGGCACTCCTGTAAGTTATGTGAATGCTATTACCGCAGGTATGCCTTCAGCGTCCGGTATTCTTTTACAGTTCCCTTTTTATGCCGGCATTATGGGTATGATGGTCGGCTCAGGTCTGATCACTGTCATCTCTCAATCTTTCGTTTCTATCTCAAACGAATATACTTTCCCTCTGCTGTCCATGTTATCAGCGGCCCTTGTTAACGTCTTTGTGCCCTCAGCGGGTGGCCAGTGGCAAATTCAGGGACCGATTATGCTAGAGGCATCGCGCGCTTATAGTATTCCTATTGCCACGGTCGTCAACACTGTAACCATTGGTGATTTAGTAACCAACTTGATGCAGCCGTTCTTTGTACTTCCTGCACTGGGCCTGTCAGGACTTGGGTTAAAAGACATTTGGGGGTATTGTTTGGTTTCGATGGTTTTATTAATGATTGTAAGTGGCGTTATTGTCACCGTCATTCCGTTAATTTTTTAA
- a CDS encoding class I adenylate-forming enzyme family protein — protein MIINFSNHMAALAQRYGEREAIVNIERNRRYTFSEFHLLTNQIVNMMVNLGLGVGDSFINILDNDNLSLIHAPTIFKGGATGAFTNFRDSLEEHTWQVAAANAKVAFIETALLTTHYDMLRAQGVTIVVMDKPEEMLDGVHYFWDLVAQASNSNPDVELDDREHCALIRFTGGTTGKGKPAMYSMDNWFSCRDTAFAFDDKAMWGDSPRCIHVAPISHGSGMLVLPTLYSGGCTITQNTPDLNAYCANIAQEKATLTFLVPTILYRLLEIESDLSTLKYVVYGAAPMSPGKLKLLQAKLGNIFIQGYGSTEHFGFAFNMSTEQHIIKTEADEVRLGSAGQPTPGVECIIVDSEGNKLPQGETGELWVRSRSVCQGYLNAPELTAEEFHNGFWKSGDLGYMDNKGFIYLVDRKKDMIISGGFNIYANEVESALNSHADVLLAAVVGIPHEEWGEAVHAEVILREGVSLTELELITHVKSLIGKYKAPKTILIVEHIPTSVVGKVLRRKVREKYWNASRKIA, from the coding sequence ATGATTATCAATTTCAGCAATCACATGGCCGCATTGGCTCAGCGTTATGGCGAGCGTGAGGCTATAGTCAATATAGAGCGCAATCGCAGATATACTTTCTCTGAATTTCACCTGTTAACCAACCAAATCGTCAATATGATGGTCAATTTAGGGCTAGGGGTGGGTGATAGCTTTATCAATATTCTCGATAATGACAACCTCTCTCTCATTCATGCTCCCACCATTTTTAAGGGCGGCGCTACCGGTGCCTTTACCAATTTTAGAGACTCGCTAGAAGAGCACACTTGGCAGGTGGCCGCGGCTAATGCCAAGGTTGCCTTTATAGAAACGGCTCTCTTGACCACGCATTATGACATGCTAAGAGCACAGGGCGTCACTATCGTAGTGATGGACAAACCCGAAGAGATGCTCGACGGGGTGCATTATTTTTGGGACCTGGTAGCGCAAGCGTCCAATAGCAATCCTGATGTTGAGCTAGACGATCGTGAGCATTGTGCGCTAATTCGCTTTACTGGCGGCACGACGGGCAAAGGTAAGCCGGCTATGTATAGCATGGACAATTGGTTTAGCTGCCGCGATACGGCTTTTGCTTTTGATGATAAAGCGATGTGGGGCGACTCTCCAAGGTGTATTCATGTCGCCCCTATCAGTCATGGTAGTGGTATGTTGGTATTACCAACCCTATATTCGGGCGGCTGTACTATTACGCAGAATACTCCAGACCTAAATGCTTACTGCGCTAATATCGCTCAAGAAAAGGCCACACTAACTTTCCTAGTGCCCACCATCCTATATCGTTTGCTAGAGATTGAGTCTGATTTAAGCACGCTTAAATACGTGGTGTATGGCGCCGCGCCTATGAGCCCTGGTAAGCTCAAATTACTGCAGGCAAAACTGGGTAATATCTTTATCCAAGGCTATGGCTCTACCGAGCATTTTGGTTTTGCCTTCAACATGAGTACCGAGCAACATATCATCAAAACGGAAGCGGATGAAGTCCGTTTGGGCTCTGCCGGTCAACCCACTCCAGGCGTCGAATGTATTATCGTCGATAGCGAAGGCAATAAGTTGCCGCAGGGCGAAACGGGCGAGCTGTGGGTACGCTCACGCAGTGTCTGCCAAGGCTATCTGAATGCGCCTGAGCTGACGGCTGAAGAATTCCACAATGGTTTTTGGAAGTCAGGCGATTTAGGCTATATGGACAACAAGGGCTTTATCTACCTTGTAGATCGCAAAAAAGACATGATTATCTCCGGTGGCTTCAATATCTATGCTAACGAAGTTGAGTCTGCATTGAATAGCCACGCCGATGTGTTATTGGCTGCCGTGGTCGGTATCCCGCATGAAGAATGGGGGGAGGCTGTGCATGCCGAAGTTATCCTTAGAGAGGGCGTGAGTCTGACAGAGCTTGAGCTAATTACTCATGTGAAAAGTCTGATTGGTAAATATAAGGCACCCAAAACTATTCTTATCGTTGAGCACATTCCTACTAGTGTGGTGGGCAAAGTGCTGCGTAGAAAAGTGCGTGAAAAATACTGGAATGCGAGCCGTAAAATTGCCTAA
- a CDS encoding acyl-CoA dehydrogenase produces MSDQLRHDILLSLVAYSDDIPHPASGNTSGSGSAPNTLMRWQILAYVAGIDLTIAKWFESHSDALSILHELGYEQSTAGLWAIWAAEGHPDPIRYKQGHISGSKAWCSGANMVNHGLLTYRDEDGQSQLLIVDMQQAGIAIDNGEWQAVGMQATDTATVQFSTVAASKVGAPNAYLDRVGFWHGAAGVAACWYGAAATLAAYLIEAYQYKPNGYKAMYLGQISTALAITQQYFRHVAALIDTQPQDSHELAIRQLRAQVEQTARLVIETVGQALGAAPFCRNAHFARLSADLAVFIRQSHGAFDSQKIGELTSQLASQAVSDSADSLTARQDNIWQL; encoded by the coding sequence ATGTCGGATCAATTGCGCCATGATATCTTACTTAGTTTAGTAGCCTATAGTGACGACATACCGCATCCTGCTAGTGGTAATACGTCTGGGTCTGGGTCAGCGCCCAACACCTTGATGCGTTGGCAAATTCTGGCTTATGTTGCCGGCATTGATTTAACGATTGCTAAATGGTTTGAATCGCACTCAGATGCTCTCAGTATCCTCCATGAGCTGGGCTATGAGCAATCGACTGCAGGACTGTGGGCGATTTGGGCGGCTGAAGGTCATCCTGACCCTATTCGTTATAAGCAAGGCCATATTAGTGGCAGCAAAGCATGGTGCTCAGGGGCTAATATGGTGAATCATGGGCTGCTGACCTATCGAGATGAGGACGGGCAGTCGCAATTACTTATCGTGGATATGCAACAAGCCGGTATTGCAATTGATAATGGCGAATGGCAAGCGGTAGGGATGCAAGCTACCGATACAGCCACCGTACAGTTTAGTACAGTAGCGGCTAGCAAGGTGGGCGCTCCCAATGCCTATCTGGACCGGGTTGGGTTTTGGCATGGGGCAGCAGGTGTTGCCGCTTGTTGGTATGGCGCTGCAGCTACCCTAGCCGCTTATTTAATCGAAGCTTATCAATATAAGCCCAATGGTTATAAAGCCATGTATTTGGGCCAAATTAGCACTGCATTGGCTATTACGCAGCAGTATTTTCGTCATGTGGCGGCGTTAATAGATACTCAACCGCAGGATAGCCATGAGCTCGCCATTCGCCAATTAAGAGCGCAGGTTGAGCAGACGGCTCGGCTCGTGATAGAAACTGTCGGTCAGGCATTAGGGGCAGCACCTTTTTGTCGCAATGCTCATTTCGCCAGATTATCGGCAGATTTAGCCGTGTTTATTCGCCAAAGTCATGGTGCTTTCGATAGCCAAAAAATTGGTGAGTTAACCAGCCAGCTAGCCAGCCAAGCCGTTAGTGATTCAGCGGACAGCTTGACTGCAAGACAGGATAATATATGGCAACTATAG
- a CDS encoding class I SAM-dependent DNA methyltransferase has translation MSDTRTDDQSNSYSESYFDTLYSGSSDPWQYQTRWYEQRKRDMCLAVLPQAHYSNAIELGCGNGVFSALLAQRCRTLLSIDGNNKAVHLAQQRLANTPHVKVMQGIIPSVLLNLTEVFEQTYPSSELPKSVPTHTPPFDLIVISEILYYLSPEDIDTVIAWVGQNLAKGGTLLCCHWRYPIEGFVMTGETVHQRFYQVFNGANNANTDNSKPMTFTQQSQTVDSDFLLDVWQNSSKSVAMQESLV, from the coding sequence ATGAGTGATACTCGCACAGACGACCAATCTAACAGCTATTCAGAAAGCTATTTTGATACTTTATATAGCGGTAGTAGTGACCCTTGGCAGTATCAGACCCGCTGGTATGAACAGCGCAAACGCGATATGTGCCTAGCCGTATTACCGCAAGCTCATTATAGTAATGCCATTGAGCTAGGTTGCGGCAATGGGGTATTTAGTGCATTACTAGCGCAACGCTGTCGAACTTTGCTCAGCATTGATGGTAATAATAAAGCAGTTCATCTCGCTCAGCAGCGCTTGGCAAATACGCCGCACGTTAAGGTCATGCAAGGGATTATTCCTAGTGTCTTATTAAATCTAACAGAGGTGTTCGAGCAAACTTATCCTTCGTCAGAATTACCAAAAAGCGTGCCTACCCACACCCCACCCTTTGATTTAATTGTTATTAGTGAAATTCTATATTATTTATCGCCAGAGGATATTGATACGGTAATAGCTTGGGTTGGACAAAATCTAGCTAAAGGTGGCACCCTACTGTGTTGTCACTGGCGCTACCCTATTGAAGGCTTTGTAATGACCGGTGAGACGGTGCACCAACGTTTTTATCAAGTTTTTAATGGCGCTAATAATGCAAATACTGACAACTCTAAACCAATGACTTTTACCCAGCAAAGTCAGACCGTAGATAGCGATTTTCTACTGGACGTTTGGCAAAATTCGTCAAAGTCAGTCGCCATGCAAGAAAGCTTGGTATAA
- a CDS encoding PIG-L deacetylase family protein produces MATIAAKPLDTSANLHPIVGDRVIEGDGTSSETWRNWQGLQALPRFNIADTFAPQRRVCIFSPHPDDEILGCGGLLQQVAANGNPIALVHVTNGTQSHPDSQIYSPEQLDSIRPQESQSALQALGIAQQVTTIPLGLTDGNVFNEQAQFHEQLTAILQPTDILVAPFTHDGHPDHEATGQVVAAFAKQHQLACYQVLIWAWHWAQPADHRIPWHCAIRVDLTTEQAERKAQAITCFKSQITVDESTGNPPILSPQTIARISQPWEVYLYE; encoded by the coding sequence ATGGCAACTATAGCTGCTAAGCCGTTAGACACCTCTGCGAACCTCCACCCTATCGTTGGTGACCGAGTTATAGAAGGTGATGGTACCAGTTCAGAGACATGGCGCAATTGGCAAGGGTTGCAAGCATTACCACGATTTAATATAGCCGATACTTTTGCCCCGCAGCGACGCGTCTGTATTTTTTCACCGCACCCTGATGATGAGATACTAGGCTGTGGCGGTTTGCTACAGCAAGTAGCAGCCAACGGCAATCCTATCGCACTGGTTCATGTGACCAATGGTACGCAGAGCCACCCCGACTCGCAGATTTATTCACCGGAACAGTTGGATAGCATACGACCGCAAGAGAGCCAGTCAGCGCTACAGGCCTTAGGTATTGCACAGCAAGTAACGACTATTCCGCTAGGTTTGACGGATGGTAACGTCTTTAATGAGCAAGCGCAGTTTCATGAGCAATTAACCGCTATCCTTCAGCCTACCGATATTTTAGTAGCGCCTTTTACCCACGACGGCCACCCTGATCATGAGGCCACCGGTCAAGTCGTTGCCGCCTTTGCTAAGCAGCACCAGTTGGCGTGTTATCAAGTGTTGATTTGGGCGTGGCATTGGGCTCAGCCTGCTGACCATCGTATTCCTTGGCACTGCGCTATAAGAGTCGATTTGACCACGGAACAAGCCGAGCGTAAAGCTCAAGCTATTACTTGTTTTAAAAGCCAAATTACCGTAGATGAAAGTACCGGGAACCCGCCCATACTATCCCCGCAAACTATCGCTAGAATTAGCCAGCCTTGGGAAGTTTATTTATATGAGTGA
- a CDS encoding glycosyltransferase translates to MKVDKTISDIMPHTKIAIVIPAHNEELTITQCLASVQSAIEQLPASITAYPLVVLDSCSDDTLALVKAAEVNYIAGDYRCVGQARDVGIRHAIDNYGATWLACTDADSAVTSDWLMQQVTHITQKPTDMICGVVSIDSWAHLSPQTRKEYIAHYQDKMGHHHIHGANLSFSSAAYVAVGGFAPLPCHEDVVLVEQFESAGFDITWSNRVRVITSSRLQARTSEGFAAFLVKLEQSNSQS, encoded by the coding sequence ATGAAAGTCGATAAAACCATCTCAGATATAATGCCACATACAAAGATAGCCATTGTGATTCCCGCTCATAACGAGGAGCTGACCATTACTCAGTGTTTAGCCTCGGTGCAGAGTGCTATCGAGCAATTGCCTGCAAGCATTACCGCGTACCCGTTGGTAGTCTTAGACAGTTGTAGTGATGATACTCTGGCGTTGGTAAAAGCTGCGGAAGTCAATTATATAGCCGGTGATTATCGCTGTGTTGGGCAAGCACGCGATGTGGGTATTCGTCATGCTATCGACAACTACGGCGCGACTTGGCTGGCTTGTACCGATGCGGACTCAGCGGTAACTTCAGATTGGCTAATGCAGCAAGTCACTCATATAACGCAAAAACCTACCGATATGATTTGTGGCGTGGTGAGTATTGACAGCTGGGCGCATCTCTCACCGCAGACGCGTAAAGAGTATATTGCGCATTATCAAGATAAGATGGGTCATCATCATATTCATGGGGCTAATTTAAGCTTTAGTAGTGCTGCTTATGTAGCCGTTGGAGGCTTTGCGCCCTTACCTTGTCATGAAGATGTGGTTTTGGTGGAGCAGTTTGAGAGCGCAGGCTTCGATATTACTTGGAGCAATCGGGTGCGGGTAATTACTAGCAGCCGTTTGCAAGCCCGGACTAGTGAAGGCTTTGCGGCGTTTTTGGTGAAGTTAGAACAGAGTAATTCGCAATCATAG